aaaaatgaaacattCATTTAGATATGatcacaataatttttcaagaacCGTTCAATTcaatcttcaattttcatcatcaaATTACTATCAACCGCAACATACGTTAATATTCTTACGTCAGTATGTAcattcgaaaaagaaaaaaaaaaaaaatttagatctTCGAAGATCTATGCAGATTAATAGATATGATTAACTAGctacgaaaattcatttaaGTTTTGCCAGTTGAGCACTCTTATACTTTATGAATCTATTAAGATTAGTTTTCACGGTTGACACGACGTAGAAGTTATCACCCAGTCGCTTTTTCTGCTGACGAATCTAGAGTAAAAGAAGTATCAAGTTTTAACGGACGGCATTTTCAGCGATTTATAGATGAAAGTTTTTACACTTTACGCGCGCGTTGCGCACGATTCTTTAGCATGAGGTACAGCAGGTTCAAGtcaattgataaaataaatttcttaccTTATTGTTCAAGAGCTGAACCAGCGGTCGCAGTTTATCCACCAATTCGATTTCAGCAGCCACTTCGTTTGTCTCATCCTCTGCAAAAATATCCATTATGGCATCCAAACATTCCGCAATTACCCAAACCTCTGGTTCCTTCGCACACGCATCGAGCAGAAATATAGAAAGATGCTGAAAAAGACAGAGcgtaaaagtaaattaaatgtaTGCTCCAAGATTTTAGTTTAACATAactgcattttttatttttggcaaaacaaaCCTTGACTAGTTCTCGGCAGTTAGCTGTGTCCGTATTTGTGAAAACCAGGGCAAGATTACCGACAATTCGAACCAAGTTGACTCTGACGTTGGGATTTGGACACTGTTGTTCCCCGTTCAACATTACCTGGATGTCGAACATGCTTAACTGGCTGAAGACGTTCGCTCGTACTTCGACCAATTTTTGCAACGCTGCCCTCATCGCAGCTGTGGCTGATTCTAGGAGTGCGATATCGTTTTGATCTGCCTCTTTGAAGACTACATTTCCGATCTCTACCCACATCctgaaaattcgtttcaagAGATTAGAAATTCGAGCACGATTCAAAATACACCAAAAGGCAAAAAGCAAAGAATTACctgtataaattttctacTCCACCTAATCCGTCAACGTCTAAGGTAGAAATTAAGTTATTAAGGCACAAAAATGCTCTGCATCTGAGAACGTGGGCGTGTTTCAGAACCGTTTTGCTTTCAGGATTTTCGAACAGTATTTGCCTAACGTTTTCTGGAAGTAAAATCGTTTTTTCCCAAACTATATCGATTATTTTAAGACTGGCAAAAACTTCTGTCAACTCTATCGGCAGTGTTGAAATGTGTAATTTATCCGTAGACATAACATCGTCATCGATGAAATCGTTCTCTTCCTCGGCTGGATCTGAATCATCCAAATCAGAATCCATGTCTTCTTGCGGATCCTCAGAGCATAAATTGGCCAAGATTTCCAACGCCTGCTGCTGCGCTGTCAAGTATTTCTTAATATCGTTCAGTTTCTTTTCAGATTTAACATTCAACTTATTTGTATCTACAGGGAGCGTCGAAGTAACGctgttcaataattttctgtGATCAAATGCCAGGGTTTCGGCAAGCGCTGTAGCTACTTGGCAAGAAACAATCGCTGAGGTGCATTCAGAGTTGTTGATATTCATCAAAAGACCGCCAGACAGAGTTTTGAGAAGCATCACATTAGACAGGTCGGATTCTTTGTCAGTTTTCAGTTTTAACAAGCTGAGCAAAGGtccttcgtatttttttaattcacttatAGCCAGTGGATTATCTTCGGATAAGGTCAACATGCATTGAGCTGCTATTATATTGACATCCAAGCTATGAAGGGAAATGTCCAAGCATTTTATCAGAATCGATATAAGGTGACCTTCGTTGGAATATTTTATAGCGTGCTCATCATTTTCACACAAAGTCCAGAGCAGAGTTATGGCTTGAATAAAAGTCTCTTTTTCATCATCTATTTTCCCCTTTTCTTTGGGCTTTGGTTGCCAAGATGTATAATG
The Neodiprion fabricii isolate iyNeoFabr1 chromosome 1, iyNeoFabr1.1, whole genome shotgun sequence DNA segment above includes these coding regions:
- the LOC124174356 gene encoding HEAT repeat-containing protein 3, whose protein sequence is MGKQKRERRKPHKKNPTGLPNVKDLDKEEEELDEEDKDAALQRMIDQLESPNIEEKLSGLQTLESMCTNAEMAMQVAKGGVARIAAPLLVDENNLVRAASASALRNIANNGGEDACNILLEHDIMTPLAALLQRHYTSWQPKPKEKGKIDDEKETFIQAITLLWTLCENDEHAIKYSNEGHLISILIKCLDISLHSLDVNIIAAQCMLTLSEDNPLAISELKKYEGPLLSLLKLKTDKESDLSNVMLLKTLSGGLLMNINNSECTSAIVSCQVATALAETLAFDHRKLLNSVTSTLPVDTNKLNVKSEKKLNDIKKYLTAQQQALEILANLCSEDPQEDMDSDLDDSDPAEEENDFIDDDVMSTDKLHISTLPIELTEVFASLKIIDIVWEKTILLPENVRQILFENPESKTVLKHAHVLRCRAFLCLNNLISTLDVDGLGGVENLYRMWVEIGNVVFKEADQNDIALLESATAAMRAALQKLVEVRANVFSQLSMFDIQVMLNGEQQCPNPNVRVNLVRIVGNLALVFTNTDTANCRELVKHLSIFLLDACAKEPEVWVIAECLDAIMDIFAEDETNEVAAEIELVDKLRPLVQLLNNKIRQQKKRLGDNFYVVSTVKTNLNRFIKYKSAQLAKLK